A single region of the Hippoglossus hippoglossus isolate fHipHip1 chromosome 17, fHipHip1.pri, whole genome shotgun sequence genome encodes:
- the LOC117778607 gene encoding armadillo repeat-containing protein 1-like, whose translation MSVEPDALAVVNQLKDLAADPMNRRAIVQDQGCLPGLILFLDNPNPQVVYAALLAIRYLAECRANREKLKGELGMMLSLQNVVQKSTTPGETKLLASEIYELLQATCDADSEPAEDAVSSRRKAQFFLGSSNKRAKTVILHIDGLDDWSRRSLCEEALLKIRGVISFTFQMAVKRCIVRIRSDLKAESLASAIASTQVMSAQQVVRGENGDEVLISFAENGSVEVEQNLDLPDYLPEDESPSQEPDKAVTRVGSNQDGASWLGAATNFLSRSFYW comes from the exons ATGAGTGTGGAGCCAGACGCCCTGGCTGTGGTCAACCAGCTGAAAGACCTGGCTGCCGACCCCATGAACCGCAGGGCCATCGTCCAGGACCAGGGCTGCCTGCCGGGACTCATCCTCTTCCTGGACAACCCAAACCCTCAGGTGGTCTACGCCGCCCTGCTG GCGATTCGTTACCTGGCAGAATGTCGAGCCAATCGGGAGAAGCTGAAGGGGGAGTTGGGGATGATGCTGAGCCTCCAGAATGTCGTACAGAA ATCGACCACTCCCGGAGAGACAAAGCTGTTGGCGTCTGAGATCTACGAGCTCCTGCAGGCGACCTGCGACGCTGACTCGGAACCAGCCGAGGACGCTGTCAGCAGCCGCCGCAAAGCCCAGTTCTTCCTGGGCTCCAGCAACAAGAGAGCCAAGACGGTCATCCTCCACATCGACGGGCTGGACGACTGG AGTCGGAGGAGTCTGTGTGAGGAGGCTCTGCTGAAGATCAGAGGAGTGATCAGCTTCACCTTTCAGATGGCCGTGAAGAGGTGCATCGTCCGGATCCGGTCGGACCTGAAGGCCGAG tctctgGCGTCTGCGATCGCCTCCACTCAGGTGATGAGTGCTCAGCAggtggtgagaggagaaaatggagacGAG GTGTTGATTTCGTTTGCGGAAAACGGTTcggtggaggtggagcagaACCTGGACTTGCCCGACTACCTGCCAGAGGACGAGAGTCCCTCTCAGGAACCCGACAAGGCGGTGACCCGGGTGGGATCCAACCAGGACGGGGCCAGCTGGCTCGGGGCCGCCACCAACTTCCTTTCCCGCTCTTTCTACTGGTGA